The Prionailurus bengalensis isolate Pbe53 chromosome A3, Fcat_Pben_1.1_paternal_pri, whole genome shotgun sequence genome includes a window with the following:
- the SRSF6 gene encoding serine/arginine-rich splicing factor 6 has protein sequence MPRVYIGRLSYNVREKDIQRFFSGYGRLLEIDLKNGYGFVEFEDSRDADDAVYELNGKELCGERVIVEHARGPRRDRDGYSYGSRSGGGGYSSRRTSGRDKYGPPVRTEFRLIVENLSSRCSWQDLKDFMRQAGEVTYADAHKERTNEGVIEFRSYSDMKRALDKLDGTEINGRNIRLIEDKPRTSHRRSYSGSRSRSRSRRRSRSRSRRSSRSRSRSISKSRSRSRSRSKGRSRSRSKGRKSRSKSKSKPKSDRGSRSRSRSRSKEYEKSRSRSRSRSRSPKENGKGDIKSKSRSRSQSRSNSPLPAPPSKARSVSPPPKRASRSRSRSRSKSRSRSRSSSRD, from the exons ATGCCGCGCGTCTACATAGGACGCCTTAGCTACAACGTCCGGGAAAAGGACATCCAGCGCTTTTTTAGCGGCTATGGTCGTCTCCTCGAAATAGACCTCAAAAATGG GTACGGCTTCGTGGAGTTCGAGGACTCCCGCGACGCCGACGACGCCGTTTACGAACTGAACGGCAAAGAGCTCTGCGGCGAGCGCGTGATCGTGGAGCACGCCCGGGGCCCGCGCCGCGATCGCGACGGCTACAGCTACGGAAGCCGCA GTGGTGGAGGTGGATACAGCAGTCGGAGAACCTCTGGCAGAGACAAATATGGACCACCTGTTCGTACAGAATTCAGGCTTATTGTAGAAAATCTTTCTAGTCGTTGCAGTTGGCAAGATTTAAAG GATTTCATGAGACAAGCAGGTGAAGTAACCTATGCGGATGCTCACAAAGAACGCACAAACGAAGGCGTGATTGAGTTTCGTTCCTACTCTGACATGAAGCGTGCTTTGGATAAACTGGATGGTACAGAAATAAATGGCAGAAATATCAGGCTCATTGAGGATAAACCACGAACGAGCCACAGGCGGTCTTACTCTGGAAGCAGATCAAG GTCACGGTCTAGAAGAAGGTCACGAAGTAGGAGTCGCAGGAGCAGCCGCAGTAGATCTCGAAGTATCTCAAAAAGTCGCTCCAG ATCCAGGTCTCGGAGCAAAGGTCGATCACGTTCTCGATCAAAAGGCAGGAAATCCAGATCAAAAAGCAAATCTAAGCCCAAGTCTGACCGGGGCTCCCGTTCACGCTCTCGGAGCAGATCTAAGGAGTATGAGAAATCTCGAAGCAGGTCTCGTTCTCGATCTCGTTcccccaaagaaaatggaaaaggtgATATAAAGTCAAAATCTAGATCAAGGAGCCAGTCTCGTTCAAATTCACCCCTACCTGCTCCACCCTCAAAGGCACGTTCTGTGTCCCCTCCACCAAAAAGAGCTTCAAGATCCCGTTCTAGATCTCGTTCAAAGTCGAGGTCACGGTCCAGATCGAGTTCCAGAGATTAA